The following coding sequences lie in one Panicum virgatum strain AP13 chromosome 6N, P.virgatum_v5, whole genome shotgun sequence genomic window:
- the LOC120678157 gene encoding subtilisin-like protease 3, with amino-acid sequence MEVGHRRPWPLLVVVLLLAATAAATAARLELEPVTHGGYRRYIAFIHFPPAGNGSRLHDMHNMEAHRAYHASLLPSRTTRDGRVRLLSSYTALGGFSALLTDSEAEDLAGKPGVASVMPSGYRYPQTTRTPYFLGLASGDDIFSWVWVQARYGAGVIVGIVDGGIDYEHPSFADHDGSMPPPPPRWKGTCEQFDCTNKVIGGRNLVNPGEAPDDEMSGHGTHTASTAAGIPVHGVSFNRKGLANGTASGTAPGAHVAVYKVCGLVGNRQRCPEAFILEGLDAAVRDGVDVISLSISGPARVTYDRDSIAVGGYRAMARGVPLVTAAGNQGPDVSSVQNDAPWLFTIGAGTVDRSLQSKLLLRPESSGGDPLVGESCGGDWTADGWQTTTAPANLSYQYDALGRRDRYCMFPEKELQERVQNKVVVCDAATPMDQPDKLLAAGATAVVLVGTPKQGFTFQLKGYTSPRVIQVSNDDHLKLKDYALSSSSASLTPVGTVLGFTPAPLVGYFSGRGPSKLTPGIAKPDLLAPGVNVLAGVPYNQDGIDYKFMSGTSMATPHVAGLLRRMHADWSPAAIRSALMTTADVLDNAGNAIGNEHKTPAGIYSTGAGHVNITRALDPGLVYDIGEADYAALVCSVLNEDAFRRITDDATASCSVLPTMREADLNYPSITVPLLPTTFVLKRTVTNVAATSFDGQPETYLISVDVPGDVGVTVEPSSLKFTSPGQKASYTLYVASYGTPAAGRVYHGAVTLASAKHTVRSPMIAVVDLPAPKPPTSWKQLLLPHH; translated from the exons ATGGAGGTGGGTCACCGACGACCGTGGCCCCTGCTCGTAGTCGTACTGCTGCtggccgccaccgcggcggcgacggcggcacgtCTGGAGCTGGAGCCTGTGACCCATGGCGGGTACCGGCGCTACATCGCGTTCATACACTTCCCCCCTGCCGGCAACGGCAGCCGCCTCCACGACATGCACAATATGGAGGCGCACCGGGCGTACCACGCATCGCTCCTGCCCAGCAGGACGACGCGCGACGGGCGGGTCCGGCTGCTCTCCTCTTACACTGCGCTCGGCGGGTTCTCCGCCTTGCTGACCGACAGCGAGGCGGAGGACCTGGCCGGGAAGCCTGGCGTCGCATCGGTGATGCCGAGCGGCTACCGGTACCCGCAGACGACGCGGACGCCCTACTTCCTTGGCCTcgcgagcggcgacgacatcttttcCTGGGTCTGGGTGCAGGCCAGGTATGGCGCCGGCGTCATCGTAGGGATAGTGGACGGCGGGATCGACTACGAGCACCCTTCGTTCGCCGATCACGACGGcagcatgccgccgccgccgccgcggtggaaAGGAACCTGCGAGCAGTTCGACTGCACGAACAAGGTGATCGGTGGGCGCAACCTTGTCAATCCTGGAGAGGCACCAGACGACGAGATGAGCGGCCACGGTACCCACacggcgagcacggcggcgggcatTCCCGTGCACGGAGTCTCCTTCAACAGGAAGGGACTCGCCAACGGCACGGCCTCGGGGACGGCTCCCGGGGCTCACGTCGCCGTGTATAAGGTTTGCGGCCTAGTGGGCAACAGGCAGAGGTGTCCAGAGGCGTTCATCCTGGAAGGCCTCGACGCGGCGGTGAGAGACGGAGTGGACGTCATCAGCTTGTCCATCAGCGGGCCGGCGAGGGTGACCTACGACCGCGACTCCATCGCGGTGGGCGGCTACAGGGCCATGGCACGCGGCGTCCCACTGGTGACCGCCGCCGGCAACCAAGGCCCGGACGTGTCGTCGGTGCAAAACGACGCACCCTGGCTCTTCACCATCGGAGCCGGCACCGTCGACCGGTCTCTCCAGTCGAAACTGCTGCTGAGGCCGGAGTCGTCTGGTGGCGATCCTCTCGTCGGCGAGTCCTGCGGCGGGGACTGGACGGCCGACGGGTGGCAGACGACAACCGCGCCGGCGAACCTCTCCTACCAGTACGACGCCCTGGGAAGAAGAGACCGCTACTGTATGTTCCCGGAGAAGGAGCTGCAGGAGCGCGTGCAGAACAAGGTGGTAGTGTGCGACGCGGCGACTCCCATGGACCAGCCCGACAAGCTGCTGGCAGCCGGCGCCACGGCCGTCGTCCTCGTCGGGACCCCGAAGCAGGGCTTCACGTTCCAGCTCAAGGGCTACACGTCTCCACGGGTCATCCAg GTATCGAACGACGACCACTTGAAGCTCAAGGACTACGCCCTCTCGTCGTCGTCTGCATCCTTGACGCCGGTGGGTACAGTGCTCGGCTTCACGCCCGCGCCGCTCGTTGGCTACTTCTCGGGGCGAGGGCCCAGCAAGCTCACGCCCGGGATCGCCAAGCCCGACCTCCTCGCCCCCGGCGTGAACGTCCTCGCCGGGGTGCCCTACAATCAGGACGGCATCGACTACAAGTTCATGAGCGGGACCTCCATGGCGACGCCCCACGTCGCCGGCCTCCTCAGGAGGATGCACGCAGACTGGTCTCCCGCGGCGATCAGGTCCGCGCTCATGACCACCGCCGACGTCCTGGACAACGCCGGCAATGCGATCGGGAACGAGCACAAGACACCTGCCGGGATCTACTCGACGGGAGCCGGCCACGTCAACATCACCCGAGCCCTGGACCCGGGCCTCGTCTACGACATCGGGGAGGCGGACTACGCCGCGCTCGTCTGCTCCGTCCTCAACGAAGACGCATTCCGCAGGATCACCGACGACGCCACCGCGAGCTGCTCCGTCTTGCCCACCATGCGTGAGGCGGACCTCAACTACCCGTCCATCACCGTACCCCTGCTGCCGACCACCTTCGTCCTCAAACGGACGGTGACCAACGTCGCAGCAACCTCATTTGACGGTCAGCCGGAGACCTACCTCATCAGCGTCGATGTGCCCGGTGACGTGGGGGTCACAGTGGAGCCGAGCTCCCTGAAGTTCACGTCACCGGGCCAGAAGGCTTCGTACACGCTGTATGTCGCCTCCTACGGCACGCCGGCCGCTGGACGCGTGTACCACGGCGCGGTCACGCTCGCGTCAGCCAAGCACACCGTGCGGAGCCCGATGATCGCCGTCGTGGACCTCCCCGCTCCCAAACCTCCGACGTCTTGGAAGCAGCTGCTGCTTCCGCACCACTGA
- the LOC120678155 gene encoding uncharacterized protein LOC120678155 — protein MASQGWCADRLGEWVKKNPKKGAKDAKKKLESDFGIKLKYSKAWSGLKHALDQIHGDVFTEHLYPAAKSFTEYMFKWHMKRIFEFAPGAIDYLEENHPRIWYRSGFSKLSKCDYLTNNVSESFNAQIKHLKGLHLHELVDRIRELIMEKRYIRKKLEQQWQDGVLPQVMNDLNVISQNLKVVKITVSDDDFAEVTLLDDWNNQRRHTVNLKDNTCPCREWQVTGKPCKHALAWILSNRGLKIEDFVHPYYSVGRFRAAYEGRVEPMQDRSQWPEVNLGFKVFPPLLGRAPGRPKVQRIRGSIEKNVNKKKVRCKRCKSFGHFAKTCKQPMQGEDGEIGNSSSSKASNKRKKTEEDNDGKKGKKIPQRD, from the exons ATGGCCAGTCAGGGTTGGTGTGCAGACAGGCTTGGTGAGTGGGTGAAGAAGAACCCAAAAAAAGGAGCAAAGGATGCAAAAAAGAAGCTGGAGAGTGACTTTGGTATAAAGCTGAAATACTCAAAGGCCTGGTCTGGACTGAAACATGCCCTGGATCAAATCCATG GAGATGTTTTCACTGAGCATCTCTACCCTGCTGCTAAGAGCTTCACTGAGTACATGTTCAAATGGCACATGAAGAGAATTTTTGAGTTTGCTCCAGGTGCCATAGACTACCTTGAAGAGAATCACCCTAGGATTTGGTACAGATCTGGGTTCTCTAAGCTTAGCAAGTGTGACTATTTGACTAATAACGTGTCTGAGAGTTTCAATGCTCAGATCAAGCATTTGAAAGGCCTTCATCTCCATGAGCTTGTAGATAGGATTAGGGAGCTCATTATGGAGAAAAGGTACATTAGAAAGAAGTTGGAACAGCAATGGCAAGATGGAGTTCTACCTCAAGTCATGAATGATCTGAATGTTATAAGCCAGAATCTGAAGGTTGTGAAGATCACTGTCAGTGATGATGATTTTGCAGAGGTGACACTTCTTGATGACTGGAACAACCAGAGGAGGCACACAGTGAATCTGAAAGATAACACTTGCCCATGCAGAGAATGGCAAGTAACTGGCAAGCCATGCAAACATGCCTTAGCTTGGATACTCTCCAACAGAGGCTTGAAGATTGAAGACTTTGTCCATCCCTACTACTCAGTAGGAAGGTTTAGAGCTGCCTATGAAGGAAGAGTAGAGCCTATGCAGGACAGGTCCCAATGGCCAGAAGTAAACCTTGGTTTCAAGGTTTTCCCTCCTTTGCTGGGTAGGGCTCCTGGCAGACCAAAGGTGCAAAGGATAAGGGGCTCAATTGAGAAAAATGTGAACAAAAAGAAAGTGAGGTGCAAGAGGTGCAAAAGTTTTGGCCACTTTGCCAAGACATGCAAACAACCAATGCAGGGAGAAGATGGTGAGATTGGCAACAGTAGCAGCAGCAAAGCAAGCAACAAGAG GAAGAAGACAGAGGAGGACAATGatggaaagaaaggaaagaag ATTCCACAAAGAGACTAG